The DNA window GGCGGTTTATCGGGAAGGGCGGATGACGGCTTCTTACGTGCACTTTTACTTCCCGTCGAATCCTGCGGCTGTCGCTGCACTGTTTGCGCCGGACCTTGAGGCCGCTATCGCGAGCAGGCTCACTCCTACAGTGGACGGTGTGCTGTCTGAAGAAATGCGATCTCCTGTAGGAGCGAGCCTGCTCGCGAAAGGGCCATGACCGACAACGCATTTACTGAGGCCGAACGCCAAGCCGTCTATCGAGCCATCGCTGAACGCCGCGACATGCGCCACTTCACTGGCGGCACCGTCGAGCCCGAAATGCTGCGCCGTTTGCTCGAAGCCGCCCATCAGGCCCCGAGCGTCGGCCTGATGCAGCCCTGGCGTTTCATCCGCATCAGCGATCGCAACCTGCGCCAGCAGATCCAGCATCTGGTGGAAGAAGAGCGCGTGCGCACTGCCGAAGCCTTGGGCGAGCGCAGCGACGAGTTCATGAAACTCAAGGTCGAAGGCATCAATGATTGCGCAGAAGTGCTGGTTGCCGCGCTGATGGATGATCGCGAAAAGCACATTTTCGGTCGCCGCACGCTGCCGGAAATGGACATGGCCTCGCTGTCCTGTGCGATTCAAAACCTCTGGCTGGCCTCCCGCGCTGAAGGCCTGGGCATGGGCTGGGTCTCGCTGTTCGAGCCGCAGGCACTCGCCGATCTGCTGAAGCTACCGGCCGGAGCCAAGCCGCTGGCGGTCCTTTGTCTTGGCCCGGTCAAGGCATTCTATCCGGCGCCGATGCTGGTACTCGAAGGGTGGGCGCAGGCGCGTCCGCTCAATGAGTTGCTGTACGAAAACTATTGGGGAGTGAATCAATGAGTGTGGCGTTGTTGAGTGTCGCCGCGGTCGCGCTGGATGCGCTGCTGGGTGAACCGAAACGCTGGCATCCGCTGGTGGCGTTCGGCAATTTTGCCGGGCGCATCGAGCAACGTTTCAACGCCGGAGGGCGTGGCTGGCGCAGCCATGGCGTCACCGCGTGGGTGATCGCGGTGCTGCCGCTGACCTTGCTTGCCACCGCGTTTTCCTGGGCACCGTACGTGGGCTGGCTTGTCGAAATTCTCGCACTGTATTGCGCCCTCGGCATGCGCAGCCTCGGTGAGCATGTCGCCCCGGTTGCCGCTGCGTTGCGCGCCGATGATCTGGAGGAAGCGCGCAAGCGTGTCGGTTATCTGGTCAGTCGCCAGACCAGCGAACTCGACAGCACCGCCGTCGCCCGCGCCGCCACTGAATCGGTGCTGGAGAACGGCAGCGATGCAGTATTCGCCGCGCTGTTCTGGTTTGTCGTGGCCGGTGCGCCGGGCGTGGTGCTCTATCGCTTGAGCAATACGCTCGACGCGATGTGGGGCTATCGCAACGAACGCTTCGAGCGATTCGGCTGGTGTGCGGCAAAAATCGACGATGTCCTTAACTACATTCCTGCACGGCTGGTGGCGTTGACCTACGCGCTGCTCGGCAAAACCCGGCTCGCCTTGAAATGCTGGCGCACCCAGGGCCCGCAGTGGGACAGCCCCAACGCCGGTCCGGTGATGGCGGCGGGTGCCGGCGCGCTCGGCGTGGAGTTGGGCGGCCCGGCGATCTATCACGGCGAACTGCATGAGCGTCCGCAACTCGGCGAAGGTCCGGCGGCCGATGCTGATTCCATCGACCGTGGCTGGCAATTGGTCCAGCGCGGCGTATGGTTATGGCTGCTGATTCTCTGCGTGGGGGCTGAATTCTATGCTTGAGCACGGTGGCCGGCTGCGCAAGGCCGCACTCGATTACGGTATTGCCGAGGCTGACTGGCTCGACCTGTCCAGCGGTCTGGCGCCGTGGCCGTTTCCCGTCCCGCAGATTCCGTTGCGCGCCTGGGCGCGATTGCCGGAAACCGATGATGGTCTTGAGCAGGCCGCGTGTGATTACTACGGCGCGGCGCAGGTGTTGCCGGTGGCCGGTTCGCAGATGGCCATCCAGTTGCTGCCGCGTCTGCGTCGCGCCGGCAAGGTTGGCGTGTTGTCGCCGTGTTACGCCGAGCATGCCGAAGCCTGGCGGCGCAGCGGCTATATCGTGCGCGAAGTGCTGGAGCAGGAAGTCGATTTCTTTCTCGACAGTCTCGACGTACTGGTGGTGGTCAACCCGAACAACCCGACCGGCCTGAGCCTGACCCCGGCGCGGCTGCTCGATTGGCATGCGCGGCTCGCGCAACGCGGTGGCTGGCTGGTGGTCGATGAAGCGTTCATGGACAACACGCCGCAATTGAGTCTAGCCGCGCATACCCATCGGGTCGGCCTGATTGTGTTGCGCTCGTTCGGCAAGTTCTTTGGCCTGGCCGGGGTGCGGCTGGGCTTTGTGCTGGCCGAGCGCAAGTTGCTCAAACTGCTCGCCGAACAGGTCGGACCGTGGGTCGTGAGCGGGCCGACGCGGGTGCTCGGTCAGGCCTGTCTGCAAGACACTGAAAACCACACACGTCAGCGAATTCGCAGCGATGAGGCGAGCGAGCGGCTGGCGCTGTTGCTGGAACGTTATGGCTTCAAACCGCAGGGCGGTTGCGCGCTGTTTCAGTGGCTGATCACGGAGCAGGCGCACGCGCTGCACGAATTCATGGCTCGACGCGGCATCCTCCTGCGCATCTTCACTCACAACAGCAGTTTGCGTTTCGGCTTGCCGGCCGATGCGGCAGAAGAGGCGCGACTCGAACAAGCATTGCAAGCATTCGCCAAGGAAAACCAATGACCACCCTGATGGTGCAAGGCACCACCTCCGATGCCGGCAAAAGCACCTTGGTGACGGCGCTGTGCCGCTGGGCAACGCGTCAGGGCATCGCAGTGGTGCCGTTCAAACCACAGAACATGGCGCTCAACAGCGCGGTGACCGCCGACGGCGGTGAGATTGGTCGTGCGCAAGCGGTACAGGCGCAAGCGGCGAATCTCGAACCGCACACCGACATGAACCCGGTGCTGCTCAAACCCAACAGCGACACCGGCGCGCAAGTGGTCATCCATGGCCGTGCCGTCACCAGCATGAACGCCGTCGCTTATCACGATTACAAAGCCATCGCGATGCAAGCCGTGCTGGCCTCGCACGAACGGCTCAGCGCGGCGTATCCGCTGGTCATGGTCGAGGGCGCGGGCTCTCCGGCAGAGATCAATCTGCGCGCCGGCGACATCGCCAACATGGGCTTTGCCGAAGCGGTGGATTGCCCGGTGTTGCTGATCGCCGACATTAATCGCGGCGGGGTTTTCGCCCATCTGGTCGGCACGCTGGAGCTGCTGTCGCCGAGCGAACAGGCGCGCGTCAAAGGCTTCATCATCAACCGTTTTCGTGGCGACATTGCCTTGCTGCAACCGGGCCTCGACTGGCTTGAGCAACGCACCGGCAAACCGGTGGTGGGCGTGTTGCCGTACGTGATGGACCTGCATCTTGAAGCCGAGGACGGTATCGATCAGCGCCAGACCGACAAGGCTGAGCAGGTATTGAAAGTGGTGGTGCCGGTGCTGCCACGGATCAGCAACCATACCGATTTCGATCCGCTGCGTTTGCATCCGCAAGTCGATCTGCAATTTGTCGGTCCGGGCCAGACGATTCCTCCGGCGGACTTGATCATCCTGCCCGGCTCGAAAAGCGTGCGCAGTGATCTGGCGTATCTGCGCGCCAACGGTTGGGAAACCGCGATCAGCCGTCACCTGCGTTACGGCGGCAAGGTGCTGGGCATTTGCGGCGGCCTGCAAATGCTCGGTGAGCAGGTGCATGACCCGCTGGGCCTGGAAGGTGCGCCCGGTTCCAGCGCTGGCCTGGGTTTGCTGGCGTTTGCAACGACGCTGGAAGCCGAGAAGCAACTGCGCAATGTGCGCGGGCGTCTGGCGCTGGAAGAAGCCGAGGTCAGCGGCTATGAAATTCATGCTGGCGTGACCAGCGGGCCGGCGCTGGAGCATGCGGCGGTGCATCTCGATGACGGTCGTTGCGACGGTGCGCAAAGTCTTGATGGGCAGGTGTTTGGCACCTATCTGCATGGCTTGTTCGAATCGCCGGCAGCCAGTGCGGCGTTGTTGCGCTGGGCGGGGCTGAGCGACGTGCAGGAGGTGGATTACCACGGCTTGCGCGAGCGCGATATCGAGCGGTTGGCGGACCTGGTGGAGAAGCATCTCGATACCGGATTGTTGCGTCAGCTCTGTGGGATTTGAGTTGGCCTCAATGACCCCATCGCGAGCAGGCTCACTCCTACAGGGATTTGAGCTGTACACCCAATCAGTGGCCGTTCGAGATCCCTGTAGGAGTGAGCCTGCTCGCGATAGCGCCAGTTGCCTCAACACATAATTTTCAGGATGTCCCCATGCTCCAACTGATCCTCGGCGGCGCCCGCTCCGGCAAAAGTCGCCTGGCGGAAAAACTCGCCAGCGAAAGCAATTTAGCGGTGACCTACATCGCCACCAGCCAGCCGCTGGACGGTGAAATGAACGACCGCGTCGCCCATCACCGCGCCCGCCGTCCCGCTGAATGGGCGCTCATCGAAGAGCCGCTGACGCTAGCTCGCGTGCTGCGCGAAAACGCCAGCACCGAGCGCTGCCTGCTGGTCGATTGCCTGACCCTGTGGCTGACCAATTTGCTGATGTTCGACGATGCCGAACGCCTCGCCGCCGAGCGCGAAGCCCTGCTCGAATGCCTGGCGTCACTGCCGGGGGAAATCATTTTTGTCAGCAACGAGACCGGAATGGGTGTCGTGCCGCTGGGCGAATTGACTCGCCGCTACGTCGATGAAGCCGGTTGGCTGCATCAAGCTCTGGCCGAGCGTTGTCAGCGAGTTGTCCTGACCGTCGCCGGCCTGCCCCTGACCCTGAAAGGACCTGCGTTATGACCCAAACCTGGTGGCTGAACCCGTGCAAACCGGTGCACGCCGATATCGTTGAGCAAGCGGCGGCGCGGCAGCAGCAATTGACCAAGCCGGCGGGTTCGCTCGGTCGACTGGAATCTGTAGCGGTGCAACTGGCCGGTCTGCAAGGCCAGGTCAAGCCGACGCTTGAGCAGATCTGGATTGCGATTTTTGCCGGTGATCACGGTGTGGTTGCTGAAGGTGTTTCCGCGTTTCCACAGGAAGTCACCGGGCAGATGCTGCTCAACTTCGTCAGTGGCGGGGCGGCGATCAGCGTGCTGGCGCGTCAGCTCAATGCGCAACTGGAAGTGGTGGATCTGGGCACGGTGACGCCGTCGCTGAACCTGCCAGGCGTACGTCACTTGAACATCGGTGTGGGTACGGCGAATTTCGTGCGGGGCGCCGCGATGACCCAGGCGCAAGGCGAACTCGCCTTGCAGGCCGGTCGCGACAGCGTACTGCGGGCGAAAGCGGCGGGCGCGCAGTTGTTCATCGGCGGCGAAATGGGTATTGGCAACACCACCGCTGCGAGCGCGCTGGCGTGTGCGCTGCTCGACTGCCCGGTGGTGCATCTGACTGGCCCGGGCACTGGATTGAATGCCGAAGGCGTCAGCCATAAAGCGCAAGTGATCGAGCGTGCTTTAGCCTTGCACGCGGCGCAACGGGGTGATGCGTTGCAGACGCTGTTCAATCTGGGTGGTTTTGAAATCGCCGCGCTGGTCGGCGCGTATCTGGCCGCGGCGCAGGAAGGTGTTGCGGTGTTGGTCGACGGTTTTATCTGCACCGTCGCCGCGCTGGTGGCGGTACGCCTGAATCCGGCCTGCCGCGAGTGGCTGCTGTTTGGTCACCGCGGCGCGGAACCGGGCCACCGGCATGTGCTGGAAACCCTGAACGCCGAGCCGTTGCTGGAACTCGGCCTGCGTTTGGGCGAGGGCAGTGGTGCAGCGTTGGCGGTGCCGCTGTTGCGTCTGGCCTGTGATCTGCACGGGCAGATGGCGACGTTTGCCGAAGCGGCGGTGGCGGACCGACCGGCATGACCTTGCGTCTGGATCTGCTGCGCCATGGTGAGACTGAGCTGGGCGGTGGCTTGCGCGGCAGCCTCGACGATGCGCTGACTGAAAAGGGCTGGGCGCAGATGCGTGCGGCGGTCATCGCGGGCGGGCCGTGGGAGCGTCTGGTCAGTTCGCCGTTGCAGCGTTGTGCACGCTTTGCCGCAGAACTCGGTGAGCAACTGAATCTGCCGGTGCAACTGGACAAGGATCTGCAGGAGCTGCATTTTGGCGCGTGGGAAGGGCAGAGCGCGGCGGCGTTGATGGAAACCGATGCCGAGGCGTTGGGGCTGTTCTGGGCGGATCCGTATTCGTTTACGCCGCCGCAAGGCGAGCCAGTCGACGAGTTTTCCAATCGAGTATTGGCGGCGGTCGCGCGGTTGCACGCGGCGTACGCGGGTGAGCGGGTGCTGTTGATCAGTCACGGCGGTGTGATGCGCCTGTTGCTGGCGCGGGCGCGGGGGTTACCCCGTGAGCAACTGCTCAATGTCGAAGTCGGTCATGGGGCATTGTTCTCGCTGACCGTCGAGGCTGATGGTTCGTTCAAGGAAGGCCACTGACATGTTGCCACTGTGGATCGCCCTGCAATTTCTCAGCAGTTTGCCGATTCGTTTGCCGGGGATGCCGGAGCCTGAACAGCTCGGACGTTCGCTGCTGTTTTATCCGCTGGTCGGGCTGCTGTTCGGGGTGATTCTCTGGACGCTGAATCTTGCGTTGGCCGGCGCGCCGCTGTTGCTGCACGCGGCGCTGTTGTTGACGGTTTGGGTGTTGCTCAGCGGGGCGTTGCATCTTGATGGACTCGCCGACAGCGCCGATGCCTGGCTCGGTGGATTCGGTGACCGCGAGCGCACGCTGACGATCATGAAGGATCCACGCAGCGGGCCGATTGCGGTGGTGACCCTGGTGTTGGTGTTGTTGCTGAAGTTTGCGGCATTGCTGGCGTTGATCGAACAGCAGCAGACGCCGGCGCTGATCATCGTGCCGCTGCTGGGGCGGGCGGCGCTGCTCGGGTTGTTTCTGACCACGCCGTATGTGCGGGCGGGCGGTCTGGGGCAGGCGTTGGCGGATCATTTGCCGCGCAGGGTCGGTTGGTGGGTTTTGGCGATTAGCGCCGTGGCCTGTGTGGTGATTGCCGGGTTCAGCGCCGTCGTTGCGCTGGTGATTGCTGTCGGAGTGTTTGTCTGGCTGCGGCGGGTGATGGTGCGGCGGTTGGGTGGTACGACCGGTGATACGGCGGGGGCGTTGCTGGAATTGCTGGAGATGGCGGTGCTGGTTGGGCTGGTTCTGGTCTAAGAGATTATTGCTGGATGGGCTGGCCCCATCGCGAGCAGGCTCACTCCTACAATTTGAAATGCATTCCCCTGTAGGAGTGAGCCTGCTCGCGAAATCGGTGTACCAGGCACCACAAATGTTATGGGTAAACTCCTCTGTAACTTGATTTAACACAGTCGCGGGTATATACACGCATCATGCTTCCTTCTCAGTGTTTGTGCACTAACCTGCGTCGCGCCGCTCGTGGCGTCAGCAGGCATTACGACGGCGCTCTCGACGGCTTCGGGATCAACGTTGCCCAGTATTCTCTGCTGTGCAATCTGCAGCGTCTGGATCAACCAAGCATCTCGGAACTTGCCGAAGCCATGGGCCTGGATCGCAGCACTCTGGGGCGCAATCTGCGCGTGCTGGAAGGCGAAGGGCTGGTGGCGCTGGCCGAGGGCGCAGACATGCGTAACCGCATCGTCCGGCTCACCGAAACCGGCGCCCAGCGTCTGACAGCGGCCTTGCCGGCCTGGGAAGCGGCGCAGCAGCGATTGATTGATCGCCTGGGTGCCGAGAAGCGTGAAACCTTGCTCAAATTGCTGGATGAGCTGGCCTGAGGCCGGTTTTTTCCGAACTCAAGCGGGTATATACCCGCAAGCGGAGAACAATAATGACATCGATGTGGCGTACGTGCGGTTGGGTGTTGGTAGGTAGTGCGCTGATTCTCGCGTTGTCATTGGGCGTGCGTCACGGCTTTGGACTGTTTCTGTCGCCGATGAGTGCGCAGTTCGGCTGGGGGCGCGAGGTGTTTGCCTTCGCGATCGCTTTGCAGAACCTGATCTGGGGTCTGGCGCAGCCGTTTACCGGCGCACTGGCCGATCGTTTCGGCGCGGCCAAAGTGGTGCTGATCGGTGGTGTGCTTTACGCCTTGGGCCTGGTGTTCATGGGCCTGTCCGACTCAGCGCTGACGTTGTCGTTGAGCGCCGGTTTGCTGATCGGTATCGGTCTGTCCGGCACGTCCTTCTCGGTCATCCTCGGCGTGGTTGGCCGCGCCGTTCCACCAGAGAAGCGCAGCATGGGCATGGGCATTGCCAGCGCCGCCGGGTCTTTCGGCCAGTTCGCCATGTTGCCGGGAACGCTGGGGCTGATTGGCTGGCTCGGCTGGTCCGCAGCGCTGTTAGTGTTGGGCCTGTTGGTGGCGATGATCGTGCCGCTGGTGAGCATGCTCAAGGACAAACCGCTGCCGTTGCTCGGTCACGAGCAGACGCTGTCTGAAGCCCTTCGTGAAGCTTGCTCGCATTCGGGTTTCTGGCTGTTGGCGTTCGGCTTTTTTGTCTGCGGTTTTCAAGTGGTGTTCATTGGCGTGCATTTGCCGGCATATCTGGTCGATCAGCACTTGCCGGCCACGGTCGGCACCACGGTGCTGGCGCTGATCGGTTTGTTCAACATCTTCGGCACCTACACCGCCGGATGGCTCGGTGGACGCATGTCCAAACCGCGTTTGCTGACCGCGCTGTATCTTTTGCGCGCGGTGGTGATCGCGCTGTTCCTGTGGTTGCCGGTGACGACGACATCCGCCTACCTGTTTGGCATGGCCATGGGCTTCCTGTGGCTGTCGACCGTGCCGTTGACCAACGGCACGGTGGCGACCTTGTTTGGTGTGCGAAATCTGTCCATGCTCGGTGGCATCGTGTTCCTGTTCCATCAACTCGGTTCGTTCCTCGGCGGCTGGCTGGGCGGGGTGGTGTATGACCGTACCGGGAGTTATGACTTGATCTGGCAAGTGGCGATTCTTCTCAGTCTGTTGGCGGCGGCATTGAACTGGCCGGTGCGCGAGCGTCCGGTGGCGCGCCTGCAAGCTGCTGCGAGCGCCGCATGAGCCGATTCTGGCCACGAATTGCCATCACCGCACTCGGCGCTGCCCTGCTGGCGCTGGTGTGGTGGGGCTGGCATCAGGGCGGGCTGGCCCTGATGCAGCTGGGCATGAGCATTTGCTAGAAGGCTGTCCGGCGAGTAACGTCGAGGTCTGACGACTGCTCAAGGATGCTCGACATGCTGATGCGCTGGTGTGCTGTTCCCGCGTTGCTGATGGCGTTGACCGGCCTGGCCCAGGCTGCGGATTGCCCGGAACTGTTGCAAGGTTCGCTACCAAAATTGCGCGCCAAGGAATCCATCGATCTGTGCCAGCGCTACGCCGACAAGCCACTTGTGGTGATCAATACCGCGAGTTTCTGTGGTTTCGCGCCACAGTTCGAAGGCCTTGAAGCGCTCAATCAGCGCTACAAGGCGCAAGGTCTGGAAATGCTCGGCGTGCCGTCGAACGACTTCAAGCAGGAGTCCAAGGACAGCGCCGAGACGGCCAAGGTCTGTTACGCCAATTACGGCGTGACCTTCACCATGACCGAGCCACAGAAAGTTCGCGGTGATGACGCCACGCATCTGTTTCAGGTGCTGGCCGCGCAGAGCAGTGCGCCGAAGTGGAATTTCTACAAATATGTGGTGGATCGTCAGGGCAAGGTGATTGCGAATTTCTCCAGCCTGACCAAACCCGATGATCCGGAATTTCTCGCGGCAATCGAGAAAGCCATCGCCTCGAAACCCCTCAAACCATAACCCCGGCGCCCCTGCGATAGCTCTGTAGGAGCTGCGGCACGCTGCGATCTTTTGATCCTGGTGTTGAGATCAAGATCCAAAGATCGCAGCCTCGTGTCACTCGACAGCTCCTACAGGGGAGCCGTTGCGAAGGCACAAAAAAAGCCCCGCTTTCTGCAAAGAGAGCGGGGCTTTTTTGTGGGCGAGGGGGTTAGCCTCGCCGTGCAGTATCAGAAGCGGTAGGTCGCGCCGACACCGAAACCGTTTGCCGAGTTTTCATACTTGGCGTCGTAGGTCTGGCCACGATCGTTTTCGTTGCGGATCTTGACCGACTCTTCCTTCAGGTACGAGTAGGCAACGTCGATGGTCAGGTCTTCGGTCGGGCTCCAGCCAGCACCGATGCTGAAGATGGTCCGGTCGCCGGTAGGAATACGTGGCGAACGGTCGACGTTATTGGTCGGCGACTGGTCGAAAGTCAGACCGGTGCGCAGTACCCATTCCTTGTTCAGTTGGTACGAAGTACCCACGGCGTAAGCCCAGGAGTCGTGCCAGTTCTGGTCTTCGGTGATTTCACCGAACTGACCGGCCAGCAGCGGCTGAACGCCCGAGTTTTCTACGGTGATCTTTTTCAGCTGGCTCCAACGGGTGAAGGTGGAACCGGCATAGACGTTCCACTGGTCGTTGATGGCCTGAGTGACCGAGAAGTCCACGGATTCAGGTGTGGTGATCTTCAGCGAAGCGTCGTACTTCTGGTTGGCGCCGAGGCCGATTGCGCCCAGCACACCGTAGTTGACCTTGGTGTTGCCTTCGAGCTTGTAGTCGACTTTCGAGTGGTAAGTCAGACCCAGGCGAGTGGTGTCAGTGGCTTGCACCAGCACACCAATGTTGTAGCCCAGTGCGGTGTCGTCACCCTTGATCTTGACCTTGCCGTCCGGAGCCGCCTGAGTAATCGACAGGTTCGATTCCAGGGTGCCGTCGATGCGGTTGATGGTCGGACCGAAACCGATCGACACCACGTCGTTGAACTTGTAGCTCACGGTTGGCTG is part of the Pseudomonas sp. TH06 genome and encodes:
- a CDS encoding outer membrane protein transport protein; this encodes MKKVMLKTTLSLAVTMASTQIFAAGFAINEHSISGMGTGYAGRSSSADDASTVYGNPAGMSRITREQVTGGVAFLDAKTDISDASSSPNGGSNKGDMVPFTSVPMGFYVKPIDEHWAFGLGVYVPFGLITDYENNFAGRYFGSKSEVQVITFQPTVSYKFNDVVSIGFGPTINRIDGTLESNLSITQAAPDGKVKIKGDDTALGYNIGVLVQATDTTRLGLTYHSKVDYKLEGNTKVNYGVLGAIGLGANQKYDASLKITTPESVDFSVTQAINDQWNVYAGSTFTRWSQLKKITVENSGVQPLLAGQFGEITEDQNWHDSWAYAVGTSYQLNKEWVLRTGLTFDQSPTNNVDRSPRIPTGDRTIFSIGAGWSPTEDLTIDVAYSYLKEESVKIRNENDRGQTYDAKYENSANGFGVGATYRF
- the cbiB gene encoding adenosylcobinamide-phosphate synthase CbiB is translated as MSVALLSVAAVALDALLGEPKRWHPLVAFGNFAGRIEQRFNAGGRGWRSHGVTAWVIAVLPLTLLATAFSWAPYVGWLVEILALYCALGMRSLGEHVAPVAAALRADDLEEARKRVGYLVSRQTSELDSTAVARAATESVLENGSDAVFAALFWFVVAGAPGVVLYRLSNTLDAMWGYRNERFERFGWCAAKIDDVLNYIPARLVALTYALLGKTRLALKCWRTQGPQWDSPNAGPVMAAGAGALGVELGGPAIYHGELHERPQLGEGPAADADSIDRGWQLVQRGVWLWLLILCVGAEFYA
- a CDS encoding MFS transporter; its protein translation is MTSMWRTCGWVLVGSALILALSLGVRHGFGLFLSPMSAQFGWGREVFAFAIALQNLIWGLAQPFTGALADRFGAAKVVLIGGVLYALGLVFMGLSDSALTLSLSAGLLIGIGLSGTSFSVILGVVGRAVPPEKRSMGMGIASAAGSFGQFAMLPGTLGLIGWLGWSAALLVLGLLVAMIVPLVSMLKDKPLPLLGHEQTLSEALREACSHSGFWLLAFGFFVCGFQVVFIGVHLPAYLVDQHLPATVGTTVLALIGLFNIFGTYTAGWLGGRMSKPRLLTALYLLRAVVIALFLWLPVTTTSAYLFGMAMGFLWLSTVPLTNGTVATLFGVRNLSMLGGIVFLFHQLGSFLGGWLGGVVYDRTGSYDLIWQVAILLSLLAAALNWPVRERPVARLQAAASAA
- the cobU gene encoding bifunctional adenosylcobinamide kinase/adenosylcobinamide-phosphate guanylyltransferase, producing MLQLILGGARSGKSRLAEKLASESNLAVTYIATSQPLDGEMNDRVAHHRARRPAEWALIEEPLTLARVLRENASTERCLLVDCLTLWLTNLLMFDDAERLAAEREALLECLASLPGEIIFVSNETGMGVVPLGELTRRYVDEAGWLHQALAERCQRVVLTVAGLPLTLKGPAL
- the bluB gene encoding 5,6-dimethylbenzimidazole synthase, whose protein sequence is MTDNAFTEAERQAVYRAIAERRDMRHFTGGTVEPEMLRRLLEAAHQAPSVGLMQPWRFIRISDRNLRQQIQHLVEEERVRTAEALGERSDEFMKLKVEGINDCAEVLVAALMDDREKHIFGRRTLPEMDMASLSCAIQNLWLASRAEGLGMGWVSLFEPQALADLLKLPAGAKPLAVLCLGPVKAFYPAPMLVLEGWAQARPLNELLYENYWGVNQ
- a CDS encoding MarR family winged helix-turn-helix transcriptional regulator, with the protein product MLPSQCLCTNLRRAARGVSRHYDGALDGFGINVAQYSLLCNLQRLDQPSISELAEAMGLDRSTLGRNLRVLEGEGLVALAEGADMRNRIVRLTETGAQRLTAALPAWEAAQQRLIDRLGAEKRETLLKLLDELA
- a CDS encoding adenosylcobinamide-GDP ribazoletransferase; protein product: MLPLWIALQFLSSLPIRLPGMPEPEQLGRSLLFYPLVGLLFGVILWTLNLALAGAPLLLHAALLLTVWVLLSGALHLDGLADSADAWLGGFGDRERTLTIMKDPRSGPIAVVTLVLVLLLKFAALLALIEQQQTPALIIVPLLGRAALLGLFLTTPYVRAGGLGQALADHLPRRVGWWVLAISAVACVVIAGFSAVVALVIAVGVFVWLRRVMVRRLGGTTGDTAGALLELLEMAVLVGLVLV
- the cobT gene encoding nicotinate-nucleotide--dimethylbenzimidazole phosphoribosyltransferase; translation: MTQTWWLNPCKPVHADIVEQAAARQQQLTKPAGSLGRLESVAVQLAGLQGQVKPTLEQIWIAIFAGDHGVVAEGVSAFPQEVTGQMLLNFVSGGAAISVLARQLNAQLEVVDLGTVTPSLNLPGVRHLNIGVGTANFVRGAAMTQAQGELALQAGRDSVLRAKAAGAQLFIGGEMGIGNTTAASALACALLDCPVVHLTGPGTGLNAEGVSHKAQVIERALALHAAQRGDALQTLFNLGGFEIAALVGAYLAAAQEGVAVLVDGFICTVAALVAVRLNPACREWLLFGHRGAEPGHRHVLETLNAEPLLELGLRLGEGSGAALAVPLLRLACDLHGQMATFAEAAVADRPA
- a CDS encoding cobyric acid synthase; the protein is MTTLMVQGTTSDAGKSTLVTALCRWATRQGIAVVPFKPQNMALNSAVTADGGEIGRAQAVQAQAANLEPHTDMNPVLLKPNSDTGAQVVIHGRAVTSMNAVAYHDYKAIAMQAVLASHERLSAAYPLVMVEGAGSPAEINLRAGDIANMGFAEAVDCPVLLIADINRGGVFAHLVGTLELLSPSEQARVKGFIINRFRGDIALLQPGLDWLEQRTGKPVVGVLPYVMDLHLEAEDGIDQRQTDKAEQVLKVVVPVLPRISNHTDFDPLRLHPQVDLQFVGPGQTIPPADLIILPGSKSVRSDLAYLRANGWETAISRHLRYGGKVLGICGGLQMLGEQVHDPLGLEGAPGSSAGLGLLAFATTLEAEKQLRNVRGRLALEEAEVSGYEIHAGVTSGPALEHAAVHLDDGRCDGAQSLDGQVFGTYLHGLFESPAASAALLRWAGLSDVQEVDYHGLRERDIERLADLVEKHLDTGLLRQLCGI
- a CDS encoding glutathione peroxidase — its product is MLMRWCAVPALLMALTGLAQAADCPELLQGSLPKLRAKESIDLCQRYADKPLVVINTASFCGFAPQFEGLEALNQRYKAQGLEMLGVPSNDFKQESKDSAETAKVCYANYGVTFTMTEPQKVRGDDATHLFQVLAAQSSAPKWNFYKYVVDRQGKVIANFSSLTKPDDPEFLAAIEKAIASKPLKP
- the cobC gene encoding alpha-ribazole phosphatase family protein translates to MTLRLDLLRHGETELGGGLRGSLDDALTEKGWAQMRAAVIAGGPWERLVSSPLQRCARFAAELGEQLNLPVQLDKDLQELHFGAWEGQSAAALMETDAEALGLFWADPYSFTPPQGEPVDEFSNRVLAAVARLHAAYAGERVLLISHGGVMRLLLARARGLPREQLLNVEVGHGALFSLTVEADGSFKEGH
- the cobD gene encoding threonine-phosphate decarboxylase CobD translates to MLEHGGRLRKAALDYGIAEADWLDLSSGLAPWPFPVPQIPLRAWARLPETDDGLEQAACDYYGAAQVLPVAGSQMAIQLLPRLRRAGKVGVLSPCYAEHAEAWRRSGYIVREVLEQEVDFFLDSLDVLVVVNPNNPTGLSLTPARLLDWHARLAQRGGWLVVDEAFMDNTPQLSLAAHTHRVGLIVLRSFGKFFGLAGVRLGFVLAERKLLKLLAEQVGPWVVSGPTRVLGQACLQDTENHTRQRIRSDEASERLALLLERYGFKPQGGCALFQWLITEQAHALHEFMARRGILLRIFTHNSSLRFGLPADAAEEARLEQALQAFAKENQ